The following proteins are encoded in a genomic region of Arachis stenosperma cultivar V10309 chromosome 4, arast.V10309.gnm1.PFL2, whole genome shotgun sequence:
- the LOC130976292 gene encoding LOW QUALITY PROTEIN: uncharacterized protein LOC130976292 (The sequence of the model RefSeq protein was modified relative to this genomic sequence to represent the inferred CDS: substituted 1 base at 1 genomic stop codon), translating to MTKQLSVAIIDSNPALSGSMSIKKEDPPDPRVSTVTPATISFMKDAGAWKYVEQNRHAYFDKMQVWDYTGLGYARYNARDVNKDLLGCVAENKVLHSALLSCIQDSDFKRTIYPLRLNSMTLNRSSMSVVEENMSSRESSSAQGQCARLQLSDGNSIYAKLVVGADGGKSRVRELAGFKTTGWNYSQNAIICTVEHPSENXCAWQRFLPTGPIALLPIGDKFSNIVWTMSPTESNQRKSITEEEFLKDVNSALDYGYGPHPTSSLSGTRDVFSWFQMDITVSANESFEVPPKITKLASERMVFPLSLRHANSYASKRVVLIGDAAHTVHPLAGQGVNLGFGDAYSLSRIIAEGIALGTDIGEVNLLKKYEAERKPANISMMAILESFQKAYSVDFGPFNILRAAAFHGANYIPPLKRSIISYASGEQNLPVFL from the exons ATGACTAAGCAGTTGAGTGTTGCAATTATTGATAGCAATCCTGCTCTCAGTGGTAGCATGAGCATTAAGAAGGAAGATCCCCCTGATCCAAGAGTCAGTACAGTAACTCCAGCAACTATATCTTTTATGAAAG ATGCTGGTGCTTGGAAATATGTTGAGCAAAATAGACATGCATATTTTGACAAAATGCAG GTCTGGGATTATACTGGGCTGGGGTATGCTAGATACAATGCAAGAGATGTAAATAAAGACTTGCTTGG GTGTGTAGCAGAGAATAAAGTTCTCCATAGTGCCTTATTGTCATGCATACAG GATTCTGATTTCAAGAGAACAATATATCCATTGAGGTTAAATTCAATGACTTTGAACCGAAGCAGCATGTCTGTAGTGGAGGAGAATATGAGCAGCAGAGAATCATCATCTGCTCAAGGCCAATGTGCAAGGCTGCAACTTAGTGATGGCAATAGCATATATGCAAAGTTGGTG GTTGGGGCCGACGGAGGAAAATCACGTGTTAGAGAATTGGCAGGATTCAAAACAACTGGATGGAACTATTCTCAGAATGCAATCATCTGCACAGTAGAGCATCCTTCTGAAAATTGATGTGCATGGCAGCGGTTTCTACCTACAGGACCAATTGCACTTTTACCCATCGGTGATAAGTTCAGCAATATTGTTTGGACCATGAGCCCAACAGAATCAAACCAGCGCAAATCAATTACTGAGGAAGAATTTTTGAAGGATGTGAACTCCGCTTTAGATTATGGATATGGACCTCATCCTACTTCAAGCTTATCTGGAACCCGAGATGTGTTCTCTTGGTTTCAAATGGATATAACAGTATCAGCCAATGAATCCTTTGAAGTTCCACCGAAAATAACTAAGTTAGCTTCTGAAAGGATGGTGTTTCCTTTGTCTTTACGCCATGCCAACTCCTATGCTTCGAAACGTGTTGTTCTTATTGGAGATGCAGCCCACACTGTCCATCCTCTTGCTGGTCAAGGAGTCAATTTGGGTTTCGGAGATGCATATTCTCTTTCAAGAATTATTGCAGAGGGCATTGCTTTAGGCACTGACATCGGAGAG GTGAACTTGCTAAAGAAGTATGAAGCGGAGAGGAAACCAGCAAATATTTCCATGATGGCGATCCTTGAAAGCTTCCAGAAAGCTTACTCAGTTGATTTCGGACCTTTTAATATACTTCGAGCTGCAGCCTTCCATGGCGCAAATTATATACCACCGCTGAAAAGAAGTATAATTTCTTATGCTTCTGGAGAGCAAAACTTGCCCGTCTTCTTGTAA
- the LOC130973742 gene encoding uncharacterized protein LOC130973742, whose translation MTLQLALPPSQLPRPYSCPPLLRLSSTTPTGRWWSAIGDSPPRSLSFSSIPPSVHLHTHLSEGCSFIQAAWTRRSRSEAAKKPNRKSWKQRTDMYMRPFLLNVFFSKRFIHAKVMHRGTSKVISVATTNAKDLRNSLPSLTDHNACRVVGRLIAERSKEADVYALAYEPRNNERIEGKLGIVIDTIKENGVIFV comes from the exons ATGACGCTTCAACTTGCATTGCCGCCGTCACAGCTGCCCAGACCCTACAGCTGTCCGCCGCTCCTCCGCCTCTCTTCTACCACTCCCACTGGCCGCTGGTGGTCAGCGATTGGTGATTCTCCTCCTCGTTCGTTGTCCTTCTCCTCCATCCCGCCAAGTGTCCATCTTCACACTCATCTCTCTGAG GGGTGCTCTTTCATCCAAGCTGCTTGGACCCGAAGATCTCGAAGTGAAGCTGCAAAGAAACCTAACAGGAAATCATGGAAGCAGAGGACAGATATGTACATGAGACCGTTCTTACTAAAcgttttcttttcaaaaagattCATTCACGCTAAGGTGATGCACCGAGGGACAAGCAAAGTGATCTCTGTCGCTACCACAAACGCCAAGGATCTTCGAAACTCTCTCCCCTCCTTGACAGATCACAATGCTTGTAGAGTGGTTGGAAGGCTCATTGCCGAGCGATCAAAGGAGGCTGATGTATATGCATTGGCTTATGAACCAAGAAACAATGAAAGGATTGAAGGTAAACTGGGTATTGTTATCGATACCATTAAAGAAAATGGAGTAATTTTTGTTTGA